One Qipengyuania sp. HL-TH1 DNA window includes the following coding sequences:
- a CDS encoding RES family NAD+ phosphorylase, giving the protein MQLVENTVPRGLPLVEIVEPATIRLISTAYIEEPAMAPLADTDAALAFLEEIERKTSLRQNENMPLPSEVRQDELLTSAYGYGWTYVNAAFCYTRPQGSRFNDGNRGAWYAAFGDAPNETAVAEVGHHLTRELHNVGRYENVTRYRELIAGFLGPFVDLRDQDGADYLDPVEESGHAAGQKLARELRGADFGGVVYPSSRRAGGSCLATFRTTLVQNIRQGATWELTWAGSPEFAVAEV; this is encoded by the coding sequence GTGCAGCTTGTCGAAAACACGGTCCCACGAGGATTACCGCTTGTTGAGATCGTCGAACCGGCGACAATCCGGCTGATAAGCACAGCCTATATCGAAGAGCCCGCGATGGCTCCGCTGGCGGACACGGACGCCGCACTCGCCTTTCTGGAGGAGATCGAGCGAAAGACTTCACTCCGGCAAAACGAGAATATGCCGCTGCCTTCCGAGGTGCGGCAGGACGAACTGCTGACATCTGCCTACGGTTATGGTTGGACCTATGTGAACGCGGCATTCTGTTACACGCGTCCTCAAGGCAGCCGCTTCAACGACGGCAATCGCGGTGCATGGTACGCGGCGTTCGGTGATGCGCCGAACGAGACCGCTGTGGCGGAAGTCGGTCACCATCTGACCCGCGAACTGCACAACGTCGGCCGCTATGAGAACGTCACGCGGTACCGTGAACTGATCGCAGGGTTTCTGGGACCTTTCGTGGATCTGCGCGACCAGGACGGAGCGGACTACCTCGATCCCGTTGAGGAAAGTGGCCATGCAGCGGGGCAAAAACTGGCGCGGGAACTGCGAGGCGCCGATTTCGGTGGTGTTGTCTATCCGTCGTCACGCCGGGCCGGTGGAAGCTGCCTGGCGACATTCCGCACGACACTTGTCCAGAACATCCGACAAGGAGCGACTTGGGAGCTTACCTGGGCAGGCTCGCCCGAATTCGCTGTAGCTGAGGTTTGA
- a CDS encoding antitoxin Xre-like helix-turn-helix domain-containing protein, translating to MTSVQDLERPQVAPIADREQVSVIVKAVVRAAQHWDLSGQEGAALFDVPQATWDRMKQDAFKGRLDRDKVTRASLIIGIFKGLRLLFNGPLTTEWPTLANKGAPYNGRRPVDMMIAGGIPAMAAVRQHIDALRGGL from the coding sequence ATGACAAGCGTCCAGGACTTAGAGCGCCCACAGGTCGCCCCGATCGCCGATCGCGAGCAGGTCTCCGTGATCGTGAAAGCTGTGGTTCGTGCCGCCCAGCACTGGGATCTATCCGGTCAGGAAGGTGCGGCGCTGTTCGATGTTCCCCAAGCTACTTGGGACCGGATGAAGCAGGATGCGTTCAAGGGTCGCCTTGATCGCGACAAGGTCACGCGCGCAAGCCTCATCATCGGCATCTTCAAGGGGTTGCGGCTCTTGTTCAACGGGCCGCTTACCACCGAGTGGCCGACGCTGGCCAACAAAGGCGCGCCCTACAATGGCAGGCGGCCGGTCGATATGATGATCGCCGGCGGTATTCCCGCGATGGCGGCGGTCCGCCAGCATATCGACGCGCTGCGCGGCGGCTTGTGA
- a CDS encoding DUF2726 domain-containing protein: protein MDGQSLLILVIAGVVIATFAILNGLPKRQLSRLKVRPKPLMTPAERRVCLMIERAMPGARVHSQVSMGAIMNPAKGLSKSEWWTTFNKFSSKRVDFVVEDPHSGRIILLVELDDRSHDRRSDTDRDALTRHAGYTTVRLPAGERPTQTSVERHIEAALGPALPHPAQSPWQATQT from the coding sequence ATGGACGGCCAATCTCTCCTGATCCTCGTGATCGCGGGCGTGGTGATCGCGACCTTCGCGATCCTGAACGGCCTGCCGAAGCGCCAGCTTTCACGACTTAAGGTTCGCCCAAAGCCGCTGATGACGCCCGCCGAGCGCAGGGTCTGCCTGATGATCGAACGGGCGATGCCCGGCGCACGGGTGCATTCGCAGGTCTCGATGGGCGCCATCATGAACCCGGCCAAAGGGCTGTCCAAGTCGGAATGGTGGACCACCTTCAACAAATTCAGCTCCAAACGCGTCGACTTCGTGGTCGAGGATCCGCATTCCGGTCGGATCATCCTGCTCGTCGAGCTCGACGATCGCAGCCACGACCGCCGCAGCGACACCGATCGCGACGCCCTTACGCGTCACGCCGGATACACGACCGTGCGCCTTCCCGCAGGCGAACGCCCCACGCAAACGAGTGTCGAAAGGCATATCGAAGCCGCGCTCGGACCAGCCTTGCCGCACCCGGCGCAATCACCCTGGCAAGCCACCCAAACCTGA